attttttatataatttcaaaaaaaatgctttgtaaagtaaaaaaaatatttttaaacattaagtaatttcaataaaattttgtaacataaaaaaatgcatctattaaattataattttctaatgctaaaaattaatattaatatttcaccataaatttaaaagaatacgaaaaattaaataaatgaaaaaaaaactgagACAAGCTAAAAAGTGGTAACCCTAACAGTTTTTGGTATTCCCTAGTGCTATTTGATATCCTCTCATAATTTTTTGATACTTTCTTATTGTCCCTTTATAATTTTtgatatttccttttttttttaattcctcaTGATTTTTGGtggtttctcaattttttttttatatttcatcgTAGTTTTTGGTGGTTCCTTCTGTTTTTTTTGGGTACtttcttatatttattttgtaatatatatcataaaattttttatttccttaAAATATTTAGTATTTCTTCATAATTTTTAGTATACCTTCAAAAATTTTTTATGGTTTCAAAATAATGATTTGGTACGAGATATAGTTTTGgagtaaaaaatattaattttaaatattaataaaatttaatggaATTACGGGAggtaaagaaataaatgaaacaaatttaatAAGACAAACCAATATTGGTAGTCctcatttatttttttgatattctGTCGTAAATTTTTGGtactttcaaatatatattttttctgtaATTGTCATATATTTTTGGTATTCTTTCATAATTTTTGGAGTAATAGAAACATGAAAgactgaaaaaaaaataaagtgagTACAAAACATTACAAGGAACTACCAAATACTATTTCGTTTTATAAaatttgctttatttatttattgttaaaatttaaatattattactataaataacaAACAAAATTTATTAGTAtgcaaaaaatatttattttatacaaaaaaattaatattcaagttaaaattttattttaaaaatatatcagAAATTCTGATGACATACTAAAAATTAAGAGGGAATATTTTTAGAATGAATATCCAAAATTACGAGAgaatttattattcaaatattttagGTAACCCATTTACAAATTGAAGAGAGCCCGTGGCAAGCTCAGTATAATGAGATTTACGTagaatttgagtaaaaatatggttgacaaaattcataataattaataataaccataaatataactatattttctataaatattattttaaaaataaatgatgaGATAAGAGAAGTTTTGAGTggtaaatttttttccaaaaactcgTGATTCTTATTCAATactccataaaattttaatactagTGTGATATTTTTTAAACGTGTTGTTggtcaaatatttttaaaaatcccTGTAcatgagtttttgatgaatttagtCAATCATTTTCTTGAAATATGGTTTGTTAAATAATTTGACctgatttattttaatatttttgtatggCTAGATAAAGTTAATTGGAGAactaaaaacatatatttcaaaAACCAGAGATAAAAATGATCAATtataataaaaatggttaatccATAAAAAAACCCATAATCCAAGGACTTTGAATTAAATTCATCCTTTTTGTTATTTATCGTTACTAAATCGGTAGTGAGTGACAAGAAACTCGGGGAGCTCGAGAAAGGAAGAAAACCGACACGTGGCAGTATAATGAGAGAAAAAGGTGACGACTTTGTAGTGACCACTAATCCAACAGTTCAGATCTTGCCATCTCGGTTTAAGTCAATAATAACCGTCGGATCGAGAGAGGATGAACAGTTTGGATTCGAGCATGATTGCAGTCAGGGATCGTGGCCGTCCATTAGGGTTAGTAGTGGGTTTCGTTGAGTAATAAAATATAGCGAAAAGATGATGATGAGATTAGAACATTAAAAAAAAGgtggaaagagagagagagagagagagagaggggagaAATAAGAGAAAGCTAAGATCTTTGATAACTATAGTGAATCGGTTTTCTCACCGGAGATAATCGCCGGAGCTTCTTTCCGGTGAATTATGGTATATTTTGCCGTCTGACTGACGAGTGTCATGCAATCAGTCTTGTTTCTTTAATAATTAgtggtttatttaatttattatcagCAAGACGAGTTAATTTTACAGAGATGGATAGAACCAGAGAAGCGAGGAGAGTCAGTATGGCGTCCGCCGCCACGACCAATGGCCTTTCACGGCGGCGTCATAGGACTAGCTCTCTCAGAGACTCCCCAGGTTATTTTGAAATCAGATCTGGCTTTTCATTTATTCTTCTTCTCTAACGATGTCGTTTTAGTGATTTcctgattttgtttttttttttttggattgcaGAGGAAGACGGACCGGTGGAGACGCATGAAACGGCGCGTTTAAGGGATCGAAAGAAGGACAGAGATAGGGAACGAGAAAGATATAGAGAAAGGGAAAGAGATCGGTTGAGTAGAACCAGTAAGAGAAGAAGAGGCGATAGATTGATGAGTAATAGAGGAGATGGAGGTGATGGTACTTCTGAAGAAAGCGTAAACGATGATGAAGATGACGACGACGAAGACAGCGGCGGAACCGGCGGTGTTGGCTCTGTTCGGACGGTTTCGCCGAACATCATCGCTGGGTCTTTGTCGATGTCTAATCATCATCACCATAACCATCATCACCACCAGCTGCAGCAACATCAGCAGCATCAACATCGAAAGAGTTTTCCACCGCCGGTGAAAGTTATTAGAACAACACCATCGGCGGGGATGACTGCCAGTATGACAACGAGTACGTCTACATGGAAACCGGCCGATGAAATGATTGGTGTATCGGTGCCTAGAAAAGCTCGGTCAGGTAGAGGTGGAAGAGATTAACGAAATTCtggtttttttttctcattttttgttCTGTATTTTTGTTCTTTTCAATTACTGATTTCTTGTATTTTCTCCCCTTTTTAATCTTCTCTTTTGTAGCTACTAAAAGGTCTCATGAATGGGCATCAAGCGGCGGCGGCGGCGTTGGTGTTTTAGGCGGTGAACAAATTCACCGTCAAGCTTCAACTTCGCCGGTAAGGACAGGTGTAACCGGGGCGTTGACGTCACCATCTCCTGCTCCGGCCTCTCCATCTTCTTCCAGTGCTTCTATGAGGAAGAAGATGGTCAGTTTTCTCATTAAAATCTTCCTCTTAATTCTTTTGTTTTCTGGGGTTTCGCTTATGTTCAATTCAGTGACAAAGGTTTTGTTTCTGATGTAGAAGCCTAATGCTAACGGAACAAAGCAAAGGCCACCGAAGTCGTCGTCGAAATCTTCGTCTTCAGCTCAGGAGGAGATTGAGATCGAGATTGCTGAGGTTTTATATGGTATGATGAGACAGCCACAAGTCCCATCTAAGCAAGAAATAATCGGGAACGATTCGGCCAAATTTGATTCAAGAGAAGTTAATAAACCCAATAATGACTCTAAATCAGTCGTCTCTTCGCCGATCTCCATCTCCCCATCAACTCTTCCTCAATCATCCTCTATTTTGCCTTCATATTCTAGCTCCTCTGCTACTCCTATGTCTGCAATTGGTTCGTAACCTTCAGCTTTAGAAGGAAACGCAAGCCTTTTTTTGCCTTTTTGAGCAATTGACTAACTGATATTGATTTGGGTGTATATTCATTTTGCAGCTCCAAAGAGGAAAAGACCAAGACCGGTGAAGTATGAGGATGAGAATACGACTACAACGACACCTCCACCTCCTATTTTCCCTCCTAGACATAGTTCCATTTCATCTACTACAACTAAGGTTGAAATTGATCAACCAGCTAAAGTTGAAGCAACTTCTCCCAATTTGGAGAAAAATTCAGGACCCGTGGCTGAAAATGATAGCGGTGCTTGCGATTTGATGAGTTCTTCAAAAGCTGGACCAGTTTCATCAGAGTTGGTTCAAGCGGAACCAGTGAAAGAAGAGAAGAATAATTTGGCACTGGATTCTAAGCCTTCGACTGAAGAATCTGAGAGTAGAGATATCGGTATCGGTAATAAAGAAGAGTCTCAATCGCCAAAGAAGGAATCTTTATCATCTCCTGCTGATAATCCTTCTTCCGCTGGTCTGCCATTGGATGACGAGCGTGAGAAATCGACAGTGACAAAAGCGTGAGCATTATCCCCTTTTacccatttcttctttttttttctttttgaaggtTCGGAAAATTTCTTATTTGGAAATTTCGTGTTTCAGGAATTCAACAGTTTGTGAGAATGAGAGTCAGCGGGAAGAGAAGTTCCAGATAGATCTGATGGTGTGGATcctgtttttattaaaagatccAAGCGTTTTCTCCCCCTTCAATTATTGACTAtgcatttcctttttttttttttggtgtttaggCACCTCCTCCATCTAGATCATCTCCAGAAAGGGAAGGTGAGACTGATGTTGGGGCTTCAGATCCTAAGCCAGTGGCCGCAGATGTGGAATTGGTGAGTCACCTAGCTTTCACCTATCTTTTGGTATGGTGTTGCATAAAAAATTGAAGGTTTTTCGCTTGTTTGCATGTGCAGGAGATGAAGTCTTTGGTGAATGAAGATGACAAAAGAATGAAAATTGGGAAGGGAGATGTGAATGTGGAAGTTGAGGATAACAATAAGAAGGCCCAACCTAGTGCTGAAGAAGCTGATTCGCAGAAGCCTGTTGTAAATAAAGAAAGGAATCTTGATCTCCAGCTTGATTTGGAGAAATCTGACAGAGATAGTGGTTCAGGTAGTGTTAGTGGGAACAAGCTCAACCACCATGTTCAAAAGCTACATCATCAACATCCTAGTGTAGAGAAAACTGGTAAAattgactttattttttttaaagaagaaattttcccttctttttctctcTGGGAAAATTTCCCTCTCCTTTTGTTGCTAAtctagaggtttttttttttccagCACATTCTGGTTCTTTACCTTTGCCGATGTCAATTGCTAGCTGGCCTGGTGGACTTCCTCCAATGGGGTATAGCTGGGTTGATTTGATATTGGTTTTCTACCATTCTGGCATTTATAGATCCAAATAAGTGGTTTAGATGTTATAATGGAGAGGATGGggcatgaattttttttctttttttccttagCAGATACATGGCTCCTCTACAAGGTGTTGTATCCATGGAGGGGAGCGCTGTGTCTTCAGCTGCTATCCAGGCATGTCGCTGTGTTTTTTTATGTTCGTAGCTCttgatttcttatttttatttattttactaatttatcttgaaattttggaCTTTTTCAGCCTCCACATTTGCTTTTTTCTCAACCGAGGCCAAAGAGATGTGCAACCCATTGCTACATTGCACGGAATATTCACAAGCACCAGCAAATGATGAAGATGAATGCTTTCTGGCCGGCAGCACCTGGTTCAGCTTCACTGTATGGCCCAAAGGCTTGTAATCTAAATGTTGTACCGCCTTCAGAATTGCATGGAAACATTCCTGGGAGAGGGGTGAATTCTGTGCAAGAGAAGGGGCAGGGTCTTGCAATTTTTCCTGGTCATGTGTGCAAAGATAAAAGTTCTACGGCTGCTAACAACATGGTGGATGCCGCACAGAGAAAGCAAATAATGCTCCAGCAAGCTCTACCCCCAGGAGCACCCAATAATATCATGGTAGGCTTTTGGCCAGAAAAAAAAAGGCCTCTTTTTTCTTGTCTGATTTGTATGCAGTGTCGTTATAATTGCACAATTATATCTCAACTGtccttttgaaaattttcttgttgGTTATTCAATTTCAGCAAGGCCCTGCTTTTATTTTCCCATTGAACCAGCAGGCTGCTGCAGCATCTGTCCGACCTGGGTATGTGAAATCTCCTCCTGCTGCTTGTAGCACAGCTGCATCGAGTACATCTAACTCTGCCTTACTAAGTGCCACCCCAGCTGGTGCAACTGCAGCCCCGGCATTTAGCTTCAACTACCCAAATATCACAGGCAATGAAACTCAATACTTGGCAATTCTGCAGAATAATCCCTATCCATTTCCAATTCCTGCACATGTTGGGGCGCCACCTGCTTATCGTGGGAATCATGCTCAACCTATGCCTTTTATTCATGGATCTTTCTATTCTTCCTCTCAAATGCTTCACCCTTCACAGCTtcaacaacagcagcagcaacagCCACCCACACAGTTTCAACAAAGCCAACAAGGTCATCAGAACACTAGCATGTCCAGTGGTTCATCCTCCTCCCAGAAGAATTTGCAGAACCAGCAGCAGAGGTCACATGGAGGTGATGTCAGTAGTGGCAGTGGAAACTCTCAAGTGTTTCATGCCTCTAAAAAGGATTCACCTCATCCCTTACAACTATGGCAACAGCAGCAACAGCCGAGTCAGAATGATTCTCATCAACCTAGGCAACTTGATGGTGAATCAGATGGCAAAGATGGCCCATCAACTGCTACTGATAGCAGAGTATCTCGTTCAAATATGAATATCTATGGTCAGAATTTTGCTATGCCTGTACAGCCTTCAAACTTTGCTTTGATGACCGCTGCTTCAATGAATTCTGGTGGTAATTATGGGGAAAAGAAGCAACAGACACAGCAGCAGTCACAACAGCTAGGCTCAAAGGCTGGAGTCGAGCCTCTTGCATCTCAAGCTTTTGCAATGTCATTTTCATCTGCTAATGGTACTACTGCTCCTGGCCTTGGTATTTCTTCCCTAGCACCGAATCATGCAATTCTTCAGAGCCATCCAGGAAGTACAAGGCAAGGCTATCAGCATATTATGGCTGCTCAACAGAAGAAGGATAATTATCATGCTTATGAAGAAGGGAAGCGTGGAACTCATGATGCATCCAATGTGCAAGAAGAAAAGAAGGCAGGAAAAAGTTCAGGCACCGCTGGGCAGTCCATTGCCTTCTCCAGGCCAAATATGCCTGATTCAAGTGATTCCACTCTTGCAGGCAAAGATGTCATCGATAGTTCTATCTGTACGCTTGGCTCTGCTCCTGCTCGAACTTCAGGGCCTGTTATGCCCGCTTCAATCGTTAGTGTTAATGTTGCTAATGCGCAGCAGCAACTTCAGCGGAATCAACAGCAGCAGCTCCAATTCGGGACTGCTTCTGCTCCTCGGAGTAAGACACCAGCAACAAGTAATGGAAGTGCTTACCCTGATCACTTTCACTCTTCATCTATAGCTGCCAAGTTTTCGAATGTGCTGTCTGCATATCCTCAAAATCTAATACAAAGCAGCAGCAGTCCTGCTCAGTCTCCTCAATGGAAGAATTCTGTGAGGACAACTAGCTCTCAAGTTCCTTCTCAATCTCTACCATCAACTTCATCCCTCAAGAATATTTCCCAGCAACAAGGTCGGCCACAGCAAAGCCCCACACAGATTTCTTTTGCTGCTAATCCTAAATCACCACAAGGTCAACAGCCTCTTAGTAGCACTCCTTCCCCTTCTCCAATGATGGTTGGCTCTCCCACAACTTCGCTCTCCAGGAGTGCTGGTGGTAGCCCAAGGACAACAGGTTCCTCTTCCACCAGCAACAAAGGTGGCCAAGCATCTGGTTTATCATCCCAACAAGCTAAGAACTCACCGACTGTGCCTAGTCAGAAGTCATCTCCTATTGGTGGGAGTAATGTGCCATCTGTCCTGGGAAACCCTCACATAAGTTCATCTTCAAATATGGGAGCCAAGCCTCAAGTGGCACTACAGCATCAGCAACATCAAAAGCATTCACTTCATCAAGGGCAGCTGTTCTTCCCAAATGCTTACATGCAGGCTCAAGCTCAACATTCACCAAGTTCGACAACACCTGCAACAACAGCAAGTGCATATTATGTTCAAAGACAACAGCAGACTCTACCTCTGGGTTCATCAACAACTTCATCAACTTCGATGTTATCGTTGTGTTCTCCGGTTACTCTTGCCAACAGCGGCACCACCGACCCTGCAAAAGCTGTAGCAGCTGCTGTGGCAAGCAACATGAAAGGTGGGTTGGCATCCCAGGGACTTATCAATCCTGCACAATTTGCTTCTCCACAATCCACTGGAAAGTCACATCAGCTGGTACCAGGCTTCCCATGTGTTCATGCTGTCCCTTCGGCTGTTCAGGTAAAACCAGCAGAACAGAAACAACCTGCTGGTGAGTAAAATTCTCCCCTTTTTTGCTTCAATATTGCTTCCCCCGTATAGTGAACAAGAAGAAGAAGGTACGGAATGAAAACCGAATCAATGATATCGGGGGGCGGGGGGGACCAAATCATGAAAGATAAACTGGTTTCTTGCCCAGAAAGGACAGCAGCAGCCAAAACAGGAGGATATGAAtgaagctatatatatataatgtggcTTAGAACTCACTCAACCCACAATTTTGCAAAGTGATGGGGGAAAGATTTTCTTTGTGGAATGTGCTTACTCATGTGTATCCACCAAACATGTAGACTTTTGTTTATAATCTTTGACATGGTTGATCCCTGATAtgcattttgtaattaaatttgattGGTTTGATGAGGCAGATGATGgaggattaaaaaaaaaaagaaaaagaaaggaaaggttGCCAAAATATTTTGTAgggcaaagaaaaaaaagatggtaGGGGGGATGAGGAAAAGCAGACAACTTTTCCATCTTTTGGGGCTATATTGTAGgggttcttttttctttctttcttttattgtttGAAATTTCCAGAAAAGAAATCAGTAAACAAATCTTTGGAACATAATGATGCTAAACTGAATGGTGTATATGTGTGACACATATTAAAGATCACATATTTTTGTCTCCTTTTTGATTATTATGTAAAACATGCCACTTAGGCCTTGGCTTTGATTCCATCCCTTTTGGTTTGATCTTTTACTGTCCTcttaattgataaaattgaaAGCAAAGAGAGATGATGATTTGGTGAAAAGGAGCTATGGATAGGATGATATTTGTTGTGGGAGGATGGGATGAGGTGGCTAAACTTAAGCCTGCCACTTACCACCATCAAAAGCAAATCGACTTTGTATTATTTTTGAAGTGTGGGGCCCATTCCCATTTCTCTTTTTTCATTGACAAACAAAATCAGATTGTTTTGAGTTTGCCTTGTGATGCCCACCTctttacttaattattttaataaatatttccGGATTTATAATATTCAACATTCTCTCCACTACTTCCACGTCACCTTAATGCACACTTAACTATAATCATCATTTGATAATTACAAAATTGACGTGGTATTTTATGTTCCCAAAATTGCCCTCCGCCTCCCTTCAAAGCAGAAGACAAGTAGCTACTTCCTTACCTGTAAGGATGACTTTTCATGATGCTCTTCTTCACACGTGTTCacattcctttcctttttctcctTTACTTGTCAACCCATTTTTAACCAAGTTATAATTCTATATAAAtctaattttaccatttcaactgTTTTTAATTTGCATTTAACTTCCGTATGGGGTCTTGTTGTCTCCAATACCTCTGCTGCTGAAAggctttatttcaatttttaatttcccatttttattatctttattaaatgatattgtgtttcaataaaaaaaatattactttttaaaagCTGTTAAATATATGGTTATAATTAATCATTACATACTGCTGGACTTAAACATAACATCTTAAACTTTCTAATATTCAAAATTATTAGTATCacaaatgtaataaaataaattatataacatgtgaTCAAGGTATTTCATGATGTGGGAATGGGGCCACTTCccaaaaagaacaaataaatcAAATGGCTTCTTAATATAACATTAACTTAATCCATCATTTCACTATATTTATGTGGACAGTTGCAACTAGGTGAATGTATTCACAGGTCGCTTTATTAtaggaattttattaaattaattcttttatttaaattaatattaatataatacatgtagtgaaaaaaattaaattataatataaaacataatataatttaaatatataaataattgatatgttaaaaatcttaatatttgatacactgacagtgtattttttatttgataaatagttttaaaaaatagtcATGTctcttttttgtttaaaaattttactatacTCTAATAAAACAACACTTGTCAATCTTTTGACCCTATTTGTAGGGTTTAAAAATTTCACTCACAGCataccaaatatttttttatattaaaatggtTAACAATTGACGTTTATTTCAAGAAGTGGTAAAAACTTTTATCAGACACTTAGATGATTTGATTCAAATAATGTAATTGATAAAACAAACcatattaaaatgtttaaaaatatataaaaacatcatatatatatatatcaaattataattaacatattaaaatggtttaatccctctatttttttatactctttgaatttttaaaatttaatccctctatttttattttttaggataGCCCATTTATTTGTCTTAACATCATTAatggatttttcttaaattttcattaaattttttattttaattgataataagtattcaaatttaacataaattaattACCAATGTtactaatttgattttattttttaaatcaaacaagtataatagttaattttttaaaatcaaaagtagagatactaaattaaaaaaaatgaaaagtacaCATACCGGGGACAAAAATaaacctattaaaataaaaataaataatattaatatgcaGGATGAACTCAAAACTAGAGGAAGaaaatatttgttgtttttggaaAAGGGTCCTACAAAAAGGAATCATTAAACGGAAAAGAGTGATTGGGcgaaaaaaagaaacaagtaaACGAGTGCCccccaaattattatttttaatcaaagcCTCTTTCACATTCGTGACACGTGTCTGTTGTAGAATAGCTAAAACATccggttttattttaatttatttttggtcaATTATAAATcagaatttgaaattaaatcaagttttttttttggtcggctttttttactaaaatattacgaaaataataatattttattaaaataagggtAAAATATTTAGTATACTTTTAGACTCTATAAATATGATTAGAATGTTGACAAGtgtcttataaaaatataataaaatatttaaaacaggAAGACATATGACAATTTTTTAGAAttgtttgtgaaataaaaaagatACAGCTAGTGTACCAAATATTAACCGTGACATATGTCattttttagaaataattatattgataatttattataTCCTTATAGAATATTTGTCAAACTCCTGATCATTCTTGTAGAGTTTAAAGACTACACAGATAATgtaacaaatattttctcaaaaataatatgttttgaatagtactttgaatttttatattttaatatccaAATGGTCATTATTGATTGCGAAATTGGATTCCAAGGTGATAGAGATTTTTTATCTTTATCAGATTGATATCTAACCTGCCAAGAACCCAAATCGTCAGGTTTAATATTCTCAAACCACTATCGGTAGAGataatttaatgttaaatttactttaaaaaaaactgTTCATTTCATATTATATTGGTAAATAATTTTAAggcatattatttaaaattttataatatttaagtaaaagaATATTGTTTTGTCCCTATATCGATGATGGCTAGATAATATGTTGATTTAGGGGTGGCACAAATCTTTGAAACCGATAGTTTTGAATTGCCTTGAGCTATTGGgacaattattttattaaaaaaattgggttTCGGATTGATTTTTCAATTAGAATTTTCAGAGTCGATTCTTTATGTAAAAATTGTCTTGCTTGCCTCCGTATCTTTAAGAAAGCAACCTCCTTTTTACTgctataactatttttttttatgtattttaaattttaaattttataatgatttataacatgtttttttttaattttatgtatttcTTTATAATTCTTTTAGCTTTacagaaaattttataatatttatttaatttaattttgtaaaattaaatttatttttgagacAGATGGGGAAAGTTATTTCATAGTCAAAGGACAAAACAAAAGTTCTTAATAGAACTAAAATCAATGTGCGAAAATATACggcaaattatatatatttattcaattataaaaaaaattattttagatatttaaaataaaaaaattataatttaaatattcacATTCATTTTGACCGTTTCcattaaaaactttaataaaaatatgacataacaTTTTTTTTGACACGAGAATCAATCATTAAATATCATACTATACAATTTACCTTTGCATACTACTTAAGCGGATTAAAATATAATCTACACAATAATAATTATTAACCAAAATAAACCATCTTGTTATTTTCTCGGTTTGGGTTCCGAACCATCCCAGCAGTCGCTGACCTAGCCCCGTCCTAAGTTGTCTCCTCCCAATCGACTCAACCGCTGCTTCCCCGCTCTGCTCAGTTATCCAATTCCGGTATTTTCAAGTGACTTGTTGTTTTCGAGATACAACTCTGTCAAAGCTTCTAGATTACCTAAACTAGAAGGAATTGCTCCTTCAAGCTTGTTGTTTTCAAGTCCTTTAGAGGGAGACCAGATATTCCATATTGGGTGGTATCTCCCCACCTAGTTGGTTGTTTTGCAGCCTTAAAAATCCAAGTATAGGCATGTGACCAAaatttgatcgaaaaaggtatCTCTCCCTCTTGATGATTAGCATCCAAATACATGACTAAAATGAATGTTAGATTGTTTATTGAAGCTGGAATTTCCCCACACAAAAGATTCTTTGAAAGAATTGGCATGAAGGTAAATGCGTAAGGTTTGTCAAGTTAATATGACCAATGAGGGAATTGGCACGAAGGTAAATGCATGAGGTGAAGCAGGAATACTACCAGTGAATCTATTTGAATGAAAAAGTAAAGCATTGACATTTTAAGACAACCAAGGGTAGGAGGAAGAAACCCAGATAATCTTTTCTCATGCAACTGAAGTTCTTCAAGTTTTAAAAGCTCGCCAATGCTTTCCGGCACTGACCCTCTCTAGGCCCGGCCTTGGGGTTGTTTCAGAGTACAGCTGCCGAGGGCCCAAGGCTGGAAGGGCccaaaaaaactatttttttcagcttttaatgtcggaaattttttttttagatttttcatCATAAATGTTTCATCTCCTAGgcccccaaaatttttaatttttattgtattacattttataacttttttaaaatggAACCAATTTTTGTTTCGTCTAAGGTCCAAAAATATCAAGAACGGGCTTGACTCTCTCATCTTGTTTCCATAA
This window of the Gossypium hirsutum isolate 1008001.06 chromosome A09, Gossypium_hirsutum_v2.1, whole genome shotgun sequence genome carries:
- the LOC121203125 gene encoding protein TIME FOR COFFEE isoform X12, yielding MDRTREARRVSMASAATTNGLSRRRHRTSSLRDSPEEDGPVETHETARLRDRKKDRDRERERYRERERDRLSRTSKRRRGDRLMSNRGDGGDGTSEESVNDDEDDDDEDSGGTGGVGSVRTVSPNIIAGSLSMSNHHHHNHHHHQLQQHQQHQHRKSFPPPVKVIRTTPSAGMTASMTTSTSTWKPADEMIGVSVPRKARSATKRSHEWASSGGGGVGVLGGEQIHRQASTSPKPNANGTKQRPPKSSSKSSSSAQEEIEIEIAEVLYGMMRQPQVPSKQEIIGNDSAKFDSREVNKPNNDSKSVVSSPISISPSTLPQSSSILPSYSSSSATPMSAIAPKRKRPRPVKYEDENTTTTTPPPPIFPPRHSSISSTTTKVEIDQPAKVEATSPNLEKNSGPVAENDSGACDLMSSSKAGPVSSELVQAEPVKEEKNNLALDSKPSTEESESRDIGIGNKEESQSPKKESLSSPADNPSSAGLPLDDEREKSTVTKANSTVCENESQREEKFQIDLMAPPPSRSSPEREGETDVGASDPKPVAADVELEMKSLVNEDDKRMKIGKGDVNVEVEDNNKKAQPSAEEADSQKPVVNKERNLDLQLDLEKSDRDSGSGSVSGNKLNHHVQKLHHQHPSVEKTAHSGSLPLPMSIASWPGGLPPMGRYMAPLQGVVSMEGSAVSSAAIQPPHLLFSQPRPKRCATHCYIARNIHKHQQMMKMNAFWPAAPGSASLYGPKACNLNVVPPSELHGNIPGRGVNSVQEKGQGLAIFPGHVCKDKSSTAANNMVDAAQRKQIMLQQALPPGAPNNIMQGPAFIFPLNQQAAAASVRPGYVKSPPAACSTAASSTSNSALLSATPAGATAAPAFSFNYPNITGNETQYLAILQNNPYPFPIPAHVGAPPAYRGNHAQPMPFIHGSFYSSSQMLHPSQLQQQQQQQPPTQFQQSQQGHQNTSMSSGSSSSQKNLQNQQQRSHGGDVSSGSGNSQVFHASKKDSPHPLQLWQQQQQPSQNDSHQPRQLDGESDGKDGPSTATDSRVSRSNMNIYGQNFAMPVQPSNFALMTAASMNSGGNYGEKKQQTQQQSQQLGSKAGVEPLASQAFAMSFSSANGTTAPGLGISSLAPNHAILQSHPGSTRQGYQHIMAAQQKKDNYHAYEEGKRGTHDASNVQEEKKAGKSSGTAGQSIAFSRPNMPDSSDSTLAGKDVIDSSICTLGSAPARTSGPVMPASIVSVNVANAQQQLQRNQQQQLQFGTASAPRSKTPATSNGSAYPDHFHSSSIAAKFSNVLSAYPQNLIQSSSSPAQSPQWKNSVRTTSSQVPSQSLPSTSSLKNISQQQGRPQQSPTQISFAANPKSPQGQQPLSSTPSPSPMMVGSPTTSLSRSAGGSPRTTGSSSTSNKGGQASGLSSQQAKNSPTVPSQKSSPIGGSNVPSVLGNPHISSSSNMGAKPQVALQHQQHQKHSLHQGQLFFPNAYMQAQAQHSPSSTTPATTASAYYVQRQQQTLPLGSSTTSSTSMLSLCSPVTLANSGTTDPAKAVAAAVASNMKGGLASQGLINPAQFASPQSTGKSHQLVPGFPCVHAVPSAVQVKPAEQKQPAGE